The following proteins come from a genomic window of Amphiura filiformis chromosome 16, Afil_fr2py, whole genome shotgun sequence:
- the LOC140136341 gene encoding 5-demethoxyubiquinone hydroxylase, mitochondrial-like, with translation MNHLSKASVYLPRQTIALFIARRHNSSKTGMTSKELVDRVVRVDHAGEFGANKIYEGQMAILGKTSVGPVIQEMWDQEKYHKATFDKLIHKHRVRPTALMPIWNVAGYALGAGTALLGKEAAMACTVAVETSIGEHYNNQLRTLFEDDPVKHKELLDVIKEFRDDELEHLETGLDHDAELTPFYSSLSNVIKVGCTAAIWLSERI, from the coding sequence ATGAATCACTTGTCAAAAGCAAGCGTCTACCTTCCAAGGCAAACTATTGCATTATTTATTGCCCGCCGTCACAACAGTTCCAAAACAGGCATGACATCAAAAGAACTAGTGGACAGAGTCGTCCGCGTTGATCATGCTGGAGAATTTGGTGCTAACAAGATTTACGAAGGCCAGATGGCCATTCTCGGGAAGACATCTGTTGGTCCGGTGATTCAAGAAATGTGGGATCAAGAAAAATACCACAAGGCTACGTTTGATAAACTTATACATAAACATAGAGTTCGCCCTACCGCGCTTATGCCAATATGGAATGTAGCTGGGTACGCACTAGGAGCTGGTACGGCGTTACTAGGGAAGGAAGCTGCTATGGCATGTACCGTAGCAGTGGAAACATCAATTGGGGAGCATTATAATAATCAACTTCGTACTCTATTTGAAGATGATCCAGTGAAGCATAAGGAACTATTAGATGTTATCAAGGAGTTCAGGGATGATGAGCTGGAACATTTAGAAACAGGTTTAGATCATGATGCAGAGCTTACTCCATTTTATTCTTCTCTGAGTAATGTCATCAAAGTTGGTTGCACAGCTGCTATTTGGTTATCGGAAAGAATCTGA